In Sebastes fasciatus isolate fSebFas1 chromosome 15, fSebFas1.pri, whole genome shotgun sequence, a genomic segment contains:
- the LOC141783627 gene encoding BTB/POZ domain-containing protein 6-B-like — protein MPTADCRLLHHGRIMRCLTYLLLLPETLKKSKKVSRLPVCYEILTLSLTSKKKQQQQKEEEEEEQQEEKMAAELYPAANNTNLSTGTTTSVADTEKTKEAPVSQASSSSSSSAATTPTSNQHNINNNNIEPPSWQCSHPTLRERNALMFNNELMADVHFIVGPLGCSQKVPAHKYVLAVGSSVFCAMFYGDLAEEESEIHIPDVEPAAFLILLKYMYSDEIDLEADTVLATLYAAKKYIVPALAKACVTFLETSLEAKNACVLLSQSRLFEEPELTQRCWEVIDAQAELSLCSEGFCEIDLQTLEIILRRETLNTKEVVVFEAVMNWATAECKRQGLGPTIRNKRDVLGKALFLVRIPSMSLEEFADGAAQCDILTLEETHNLFLWYTAAKKPDLDFPLTAREGLAPQKCHRFQSSAYRSNQWRYRGRCDSIQFAVDKRIFIAGLGLYGSSGGKAEYSVKIELKRQGVTLAQAFTNFVSDGSSSTFQVRFEHPVQVEQDAFYTVSAVLDGNELSYFGQEGMTEVQCGKVTFQFQCSSDSTNGTGVQGGQIPELVFYA, from the exons ATGCCAACGGCCGACTGCAGGTTGCTCCATCATGGCCGGATCATGAGGTGTTTGACTTATCTGCTCCTACTTCcagaaacactgaaaaagtCAAAGAAGGTCAGCAGGCTGCCGGTGTGTTATGAGATCCTGACGCTGTCCCTGACGAgcaagaagaagcagcagcagcagaaggaggaagaggaagaggagcagcaggaggagaagatggCTGCGGAGTTGTACCCCGCCGCCAACAACACCAACCTGTCCACCGGCACCACCACCTCGGTAGCGGACACCGAGAAGACCAAGGAGGCGCCGGTTAGTcaggccagcagcagcagcagcagcagcgcggCGACCACACCGACCAGCAACCagcacaacatcaacaacaacaacatagagCCGCCGAGCTGGCAGTGCAGCCACCCCACACTGAGAGAGAG GAATGCCTTGATGTTTAACAATGAGCTGATGGCTGATGTCCACTTCATTGTTGGGCCCTTGGGGTGCTCGCAGAAGGTCCCGGCACACAAG TATGTGCTGGCCGTGGGAAGCTCGGTCTTCTGTGCCATGTTTTACGGCGATCTGGCGGAGGAGGAGTCTGAGATCCATATCCCAGATGTGGAACCTGCTGCTTTTCTAATTCTGCTGAA GTACATGTACAGCGATGAGATCGACCTGGAGGCAGACACGGTGCTGGCCACCCTGTATGCCGCCAAGAAGTACATCGTTCCTGCACTGGCCAAGGCCTGCGTCACCTTCCTGGAAACGAGCCTGGAGGCCAAGAACGCCTGCGTGCTGCTCTCCCAGAGCCGCCTGTTCGAGGAGCCCGAGCTGACGCAGCGCTGCTGGGAGGTGATCGACGCGCAGGCCGAGCTGTCGCTGTGCTCCGAGGGCTTCTGCGAGATCGACCTGCAGACGCTGGAGATCATCCTGCGGAGGGAGACGCTCAACACCAAGGAGGTGGTGGTGTTCGAGGCGGTTATGAACTGGGCCACGGCAGAGTGCAAGAGACAGGGTTTGGGCCCCACAATCCGCAACAAGAGAGATGTCCTTGGCAAGGCGCTGTTCTTAGTGCGCATCCCCTCCATGAGCCTGGAGGAGTTCGCCGACGGGGCGGCGCAATGTGATATCCTGACACTGGAGGAGACGCACAATTTGTTCCTGTGGTACACGGCGGCTAAAAAGCCCGATCTGGACTTCCCCCTGACCGCGAGGGAGGGTTTGGCACCTCAGAAGTGCCACCGCTTCCAGTCCTCGGCCTACCGGAGCAATCAGTGGCGCTACCGCGGCCGGTGCGACAGCATCCAGTTCGCGGTGGACAAGAGGATCTTTATCGCCGGTCTGGGGCTGTACGGGTCGAGCGGCGGCAAAGCCGAGTACAGCGTCAAAATCGAACTGAAGAGACAAGGGGTGACGCTGGCGCAGGCCTTTACGAATTTTGTGTCGGACGGGTCGAGCAGTACGTTTCAGGTGAGGTTCGAGCATCCTGTGCAGGTGGAGCAGGACGCGTTCTACACGGTGAGCGCCGTGCTGGACGGGAATgaactgagctatttcggccAGGAGGGCATGACGGAGGTGCAGTGCGGGAAGGTGACATTTCAATTCCAGTGCTCGTCCGACAGCACCAACGGGACCGGAGTACAGGGAGGACAGATCCCTGAGTTGGTGTTCTATGCGTAA